In Oscillatoria acuminata PCC 6304, a single window of DNA contains:
- the hpsE gene encoding hormogonium polysaccharide biosynthesis glycosyltransferase HpsE, with amino-acid sequence MGIDLTVVICTYNGENRFPEVLDALFAQVNTEEFSWEILLIDNNSTDNTAQIVRDYQNKFQGIAPLQYCFEPRQGAAHARHRAVKEVNSPLIGFLDDDNIPAKDWVSAAYQFAQEHPKAAAYGSLISPEFEIEPPPNFKRLMPFLAITQRGSKPLLYHSNKNLLPPSAGLVVRTQVWRESVPEHCILSGRTPGSMLTGEDIEALSYIQKQDWEIWYNPAMQVMHKIPRGRLELEYLIPFFRGIGLSRYATRMVRVNPLLRPVFTCAYFANDLRKLMRHILKYGIETTDAIAACERELLVSSLNSFFYLWRNGYLKPDKNHPNELSKNAEMAINKQ; translated from the coding sequence ATGGGCATCGATCTAACAGTCGTAATTTGCACTTATAACGGGGAAAATCGATTTCCAGAAGTGTTAGACGCACTTTTTGCTCAAGTCAACACCGAAGAGTTTTCTTGGGAAATTCTGTTGATTGATAACAACAGTACCGACAATACGGCTCAAATCGTTAGAGACTATCAAAACAAATTTCAGGGGATTGCACCTCTACAGTATTGTTTTGAACCTCGACAGGGGGCGGCTCATGCACGTCACCGGGCGGTCAAAGAAGTAAATAGTCCGTTAATTGGGTTTCTGGATGATGACAATATCCCGGCCAAAGATTGGGTATCCGCTGCCTATCAATTTGCCCAAGAACATCCCAAGGCAGCCGCTTATGGGAGTTTAATTTCTCCGGAGTTTGAAATTGAACCACCCCCGAATTTTAAGCGGTTGATGCCTTTTTTAGCCATTACCCAACGGGGGTCAAAACCGTTACTTTATCACTCCAATAAAAACCTGCTGCCACCCTCTGCCGGATTGGTAGTCCGAACTCAAGTATGGCGGGAAAGCGTTCCGGAACACTGCATTCTCAGTGGTAGAACTCCCGGGAGTATGCTCACTGGAGAAGATATAGAGGCACTTTCGTATATTCAAAAGCAAGACTGGGAAATTTGGTATAATCCGGCGATGCAGGTTATGCATAAAATTCCGCGTGGCCGACTAGAACTTGAGTATTTAATTCCGTTTTTTCGCGGGATTGGTTTGAGTCGTTATGCGACGCGGATGGTGAGGGTTAACCCGCTATTGAGGCCGGTTTTTACCTGCGCTTACTTCGCCAACGACTTGCGGAAACTGATGCGGCATATTTTAAAATATGGGATTGAAACAACCGATGCGATCGCCGCTTGCGAACGGGAGTTATTGGTCAGTAGTTTGAACAGTTTTTTTTATCTGTGGCGTAACGGCTATTTAAAGCCCGATAAAAATCATCCCAATGAATTGTCTAAAAATGCAGAAATGGCTATCAACAAACAATAA
- the hpsE gene encoding hormogonium polysaccharide biosynthesis glycosyltransferase HpsE, with protein MNNSLLDLTVAIPTYNGSPRLPQVLEALRHQINPEKIAWEVIIIDNNSSDETAQVIKDYQRNWPEDSPLEYYFEGQQGLAFARERAIQEAKGTYVAFLDDDNIPAPDWIAAAHEFGKTHPQAGAFSGQIHGEFEVKPPENFNKIAAFLAIREHGSKSFLFDPDNLKLPPGAGLVVRKQAWRDVVPRRTKLRGRIGKEIVAGEDYEVLLYLHQAGWEIWYNPEMHLNHCIPRQRLEREYLLPLARGIGLATCQLRMINAKTRDKPGIWVRTILGNLRRIVQHRLKYGEKLNSELIPSFEMEFYRGSMMSSMVWLNWAINRKLEKDKKK; from the coding sequence ATGAATAACAGCTTATTAGATTTAACTGTAGCTATACCCACCTATAACGGATCGCCTCGCTTACCCCAAGTTTTAGAGGCCCTCCGCCATCAAATCAATCCGGAAAAAATAGCTTGGGAAGTTATCATAATCGATAATAACAGCAGCGACGAAACGGCTCAAGTCATTAAAGATTATCAACGCAACTGGCCGGAAGATTCTCCCCTAGAATATTACTTTGAAGGACAACAAGGACTGGCCTTTGCCAGAGAACGCGCCATCCAAGAAGCCAAGGGAACTTATGTGGCCTTTTTAGATGATGATAACATCCCCGCCCCGGACTGGATAGCCGCTGCTCATGAGTTTGGGAAAACCCACCCTCAAGCTGGCGCATTCAGTGGCCAAATTCATGGAGAGTTTGAAGTAAAACCCCCGGAAAACTTTAACAAAATTGCTGCATTTTTAGCCATCCGCGAACATGGATCTAAATCCTTCCTTTTTGACCCTGATAACTTGAAATTGCCTCCCGGTGCCGGATTGGTTGTTCGCAAACAAGCATGGCGTGATGTAGTACCTAGGCGAACAAAATTAAGGGGTCGAATTGGAAAAGAAATTGTAGCTGGGGAAGATTATGAAGTGTTACTATACCTCCATCAAGCCGGGTGGGAGATTTGGTATAATCCAGAGATGCACCTCAATCATTGTATCCCTCGACAGAGATTGGAACGAGAATATTTACTACCCTTAGCAAGGGGAATTGGGTTAGCAACTTGCCAGTTACGCATGATTAATGCTAAAACAAGGGACAAGCCAGGAATTTGGGTGAGGACGATTTTGGGGAATCTGCGCCGGATCGTTCAGCACCGCCTTAAATATGGGGAAAAACTCAATAGCGAGTTGATTCCATCGTTTGAGATGGAATTTTATCGCGGCAGTATGATGAGTTCTATGGTTTGGCTCAACTGGGCAATAAATCGTAAACTAGAAAAGGATAAAAAGAAATAA